A single window of Dermacentor albipictus isolate Rhodes 1998 colony chromosome 1, USDA_Dalb.pri_finalv2, whole genome shotgun sequence DNA harbors:
- the SsRbeta gene encoding translocon-associated protein subunit beta isoform X3: protein MLRIFAGILCLLLVHAAEEEVTEARLLVQKRILNKFLVEGKDIIVDYNIYNVGGSAALDIKVSDNSFNPAYFEVTSGLLSFKLNRLAPGSNVTHTVVIRPLTFGYFNFTSADVSYRTSEDSQEIQFAHTAEPGQGGIMPVRDFDRKFSPHVTDWLAFAIMTLPSLGIPFVLWFNSKSKYEAIVKQFKKH, encoded by the exons ATGCTGAGAATCTTTGCTGGCATCCTCTGCCTGTTGTTGGTTCACGCGGCAGAGGAAGAGGTCACAGAGGCACGGCTACTTGTACAGAAGCGGATACTCAACAAATTTCTTGTTGAGGGCAAAGACATCATTGTTGACTACAACATCTACAATGTTGGTGGGAG TGCAGCATTGGACATTAAGGTGTCTGACAACTCCTTCAATCCTGCATACTTCGAGGTCACGAGTGGTCTTCTGAGCTTCAAGCTCAACAGGCTTGCTCC CGGCAGCAATGTCACTCACACTGTCGTCATCAGGCCTCTGACATTTGGCTACTTCAACTTCACAAGTGCTGATGTTTCCTACAGGACTTCTGAGGACAGCCAAGAGATACAG TTTGCCCACACCGCTGAGCCAGGGCAAGGTGGAATTATGCCAGTGCGCGACTTCGACAGGAAGTTCTCGCCCCATGTG ACTGACTGGCTGGCTTTTGCCATTATGACACTGCCATCTCTCGGAATCCCATTTGTGCTTTGGTTCAACAGCAAGTCGAAATATGAAGCCATCGTGAAGCAATTCAAGAAGCACTAG